One window of Hymenobacter sp. BRD128 genomic DNA carries:
- a CDS encoding DinB family protein produces MEISLLLAELQTELQDVFARVDAWFERPASLRAFVPSDQGWAINEVLNHIGLTNHYLLILIEKGTAKTLANVQGRDLLLEVSGYQFPREKLAAIGTLHAFPWQRPEHMEPRTNPRQQAVVRQQLHEQLAQLLGCLARLPHGEGLLYQTTMSVNELG; encoded by the coding sequence ATGGAAATTAGCTTACTGCTTGCTGAGCTGCAAACTGAACTGCAAGATGTATTCGCACGAGTAGATGCGTGGTTTGAACGGCCGGCTAGCTTGCGTGCGTTCGTACCCAGCGACCAGGGATGGGCAATCAATGAGGTACTCAACCATATTGGGCTCACCAACCACTACTTACTCATCCTGATTGAGAAAGGCACTGCAAAAACCTTGGCTAACGTGCAAGGCCGCGACCTGCTACTGGAAGTAAGCGGCTATCAGTTTCCGCGCGAAAAGCTGGCGGCTATTGGCACACTCCATGCCTTTCCGTGGCAACGACCCGAGCATATGGAGCCCCGCACCAATCCGCGGCAGCAAGCCGTAGTGCGGCAGCAGTTGCACGAGCAGCTAGCCCAACTACTCGGCTGCCTTGCCCGGCTGCCCCACGGCGAAGGTCTGCTTTACCAAACCACGATGTCGGTGAATGAGTTGGGCTAG
- the mtgA gene encoding monofunctional biosynthetic peptidoglycan transglycosylase translates to MAHSAQTLLPSWRTVFRVALQTVTALFLLTVAWVLLYRWLAPPATWLMLDRRAHPPVGLGYIGIQADPRHARYNFTSLDEVAPSVPLAVVAAEDQRFLIHHGFDVDGMWKAAQYNWHRAEGKPVRGGSTISQQVAKNVFLWQGRSYVRKAAEAYFTVLIELLWSKRRIMEMYLSVAEMGDCTFGVEAASQRYFHKSARDLSAPEAALLAGVLPNPLRFRAGQPGPQARAKQLRVLRNMRALGGTAYVATLLNR, encoded by the coding sequence GTGGCGCACTCTGCTCAAACTCTTCTGCCGTCGTGGCGCACGGTTTTTCGCGTGGCCTTGCAAACCGTGACGGCGCTCTTTCTGCTCACGGTGGCCTGGGTGCTGCTGTACCGCTGGCTAGCCCCGCCGGCTACCTGGCTCATGCTCGACCGCCGCGCCCACCCGCCGGTGGGGCTGGGCTACATCGGCATTCAGGCCGACCCGCGCCACGCGCGCTACAATTTCACCTCGCTCGATGAGGTGGCTCCCAGCGTGCCCCTGGCGGTAGTGGCGGCTGAGGACCAGCGCTTTCTCATTCACCACGGCTTCGACGTAGACGGCATGTGGAAGGCCGCGCAGTACAACTGGCACCGCGCCGAGGGCAAGCCCGTGCGCGGCGGCTCCACCATCTCGCAGCAGGTGGCCAAAAACGTGTTTCTCTGGCAGGGCCGCTCCTACGTGCGCAAAGCCGCCGAGGCGTATTTCACAGTGCTCATCGAGCTGCTCTGGAGCAAGCGCCGCATCATGGAAATGTACCTCAGCGTGGCCGAGATGGGCGACTGTACTTTCGGCGTGGAGGCCGCCAGCCAGCGCTATTTTCATAAGTCGGCCCGCGACCTCAGTGCCCCCGAGGCAGCGCTGCTGGCCGGCGTGCTGCCCAATCCGCTGCGCTTCCGGGCCGGGCAGCCGGGGCCGCAGGCCCGCGCTAAGCAGTTGCGGGTGCTGCGCAACATGCGGGCGCTGGGCGGCACCGCCTACGTGGCTACCTTGCTGAACCGGTAG
- a CDS encoding MarR family winged helix-turn-helix transcriptional regulator, whose product MPALPDTQHLATELRTVVSRLVKKLRAHSPLHATLSLTERAVIKQLTQQQPLLPSELAAREKVTTQAMSQILNHLAELGYITRQASATDKRKVLVALSAAGQAHVIAMQQELNDWLGQALAQTCSAAELQMLHQSLGVMARLVEFN is encoded by the coding sequence ATGCCTGCCTTGCCCGACACTCAGCACCTAGCCACCGAGTTGCGCACGGTAGTGAGCCGGCTCGTCAAGAAGCTGCGCGCGCACTCGCCGCTGCACGCCACGCTTTCGCTCACCGAGCGAGCCGTTATCAAGCAGCTCACCCAGCAGCAGCCGTTGCTGCCCAGCGAGCTGGCGGCGCGCGAAAAAGTCACCACGCAAGCTATGTCCCAAATACTCAATCACCTGGCCGAGCTGGGCTACATCACGCGCCAGGCCTCGGCTACGGATAAGCGCAAGGTGCTCGTTGCGCTATCGGCAGCAGGGCAAGCCCACGTGATTGCCATGCAGCAAGAGCTGAACGACTGGCTAGGCCAGGCCCTGGCGCAAACCTGCTCGGCCGCCGAGCTGCAAATGCTGCACCAAAGCCTGGGGGTGATGGCTAGGCTTGTCGAGTTCAACTAA
- a CDS encoding AraC family transcriptional regulator — translation MKARETLTEYSQRYGRGLPATRQVTAYRIEDVPTPATFPHIRRDFYKVKLLCGAQGTLSYANQRVAVPSCALIFANPLIPYAWERTAGRETGFACLFTEEFSTPLLRTGSLADSPLFGVGGCPVLFPPPAVATRLQVIFEQLLTELQTPYIHKYDLLRTYLQLLLHEGLKLAPPAPVYQPATAATRLCASFLDLLDQQFPLASPHHSLALKTAGEFARQLAVHTNHLNKALKENTGKTTSEHLAARLVAEAQALLRHSNWSVAQIGYCLGFEHAPNFQLFFKRHTGQSPAGYRRQPIANSYVLD, via the coding sequence ATGAAAGCCCGCGAAACCCTGACCGAATACTCCCAGCGCTACGGCCGGGGCCTGCCCGCTACCAGGCAGGTTACGGCCTATCGCATCGAAGACGTGCCTACCCCCGCTACCTTTCCGCACATCAGGCGGGATTTTTACAAGGTAAAGCTGCTGTGCGGCGCCCAGGGCACGCTCTCGTATGCCAATCAGCGCGTGGCGGTGCCGTCGTGCGCCCTGATTTTTGCTAATCCGCTGATTCCGTATGCCTGGGAACGCACGGCCGGCCGCGAAACCGGCTTTGCCTGCTTGTTTACCGAGGAGTTTAGTACGCCGCTGCTGCGCACGGGCAGCCTAGCCGACTCGCCCTTGTTTGGGGTGGGCGGCTGCCCCGTATTGTTTCCGCCGCCGGCGGTAGCGACCCGGCTACAGGTGATTTTTGAACAGTTGCTGACGGAGCTGCAAACGCCTTATATCCACAAGTATGACCTACTACGCACTTACCTGCAACTGTTGCTGCACGAGGGACTAAAGCTAGCGCCCCCGGCCCCGGTCTACCAGCCGGCCACGGCGGCCACGCGCCTGTGCGCCTCGTTTCTGGACTTACTGGACCAGCAGTTTCCCTTGGCCTCGCCGCACCATTCGCTAGCCCTCAAGACAGCGGGCGAGTTTGCCCGGCAGTTGGCGGTGCATACCAATCACCTGAACAAAGCCCTCAAAGAAAACACCGGTAAAACTACCAGCGAACACCTGGCGGCCCGGTTGGTGGCCGAAGCCCAGGCGCTGCTGCGGCATAGCAACTGGAGTGTGGCCCAGATTGGCTACTGCTTGGGCTTCGAGCACGCGCCCAATTTTCAACTTTTCTTTAAAAGACACACCGGCCAGTCGCCGGCCGGCTACCGCCGCCAGCCAATAGCCAACTCATACGTATTGGATTGA
- a CDS encoding MFS transporter, translated as MITDALRAFRSRNYRLFFAGQSLSLVGTWMQKTAVSWVIYAQTHSKFMLGVSVFATLFPSALFSLLGGVVADRYSRYRLLLLTQILSMAQAGLLTLAVYRRADAVWEILALSAVLGLINAFDVPARQSLVYELVADKQDVANAVALNSTMLNLSKLLGPALAGLAIERLGAATCFGLNTLSFVPVIASLLAMRLPAFVAKASAKNILEELTEGFQYVLATPDIRFIISTLGLTALLVLPFTTLLPVYAKDIFGGTATTFGLLDGAIGLGGLIGALYLTSLKPGTNLNKTITATTFVFGAGLLLFAYTPWYLGALAFLVVGAFGMMAQTTINVTLLQTLVLPAMRGRVISLYVLVYTAALPLGSVLVGTVSQHVGVRPTVLAEGLLALGIGLLYVRNLRRPQPAPAPKPTMA; from the coding sequence ATGATTACTGACGCATTGCGCGCGTTTCGCAGCCGCAACTATCGCCTGTTTTTTGCCGGTCAGTCGCTGTCGCTGGTCGGCACCTGGATGCAGAAAACGGCCGTGAGCTGGGTTATCTATGCCCAAACGCACTCCAAGTTTATGCTGGGCGTGAGCGTGTTTGCCACGCTGTTTCCATCGGCCCTGTTTTCGCTGCTCGGGGGCGTGGTGGCCGACCGCTACAGCCGCTACCGCCTGCTGCTGCTTACCCAGATTTTGTCGATGGCCCAGGCCGGGCTGCTGACGCTGGCCGTGTACCGACGGGCCGACGCGGTGTGGGAAATACTGGCCCTGAGCGCCGTGCTGGGGCTCATAAATGCCTTCGACGTGCCGGCGCGCCAGTCGCTGGTTTATGAGCTGGTGGCCGATAAGCAGGACGTGGCCAACGCGGTGGCGCTCAACTCGACCATGCTCAACCTCAGCAAGCTGCTGGGGCCGGCGCTGGCGGGCCTGGCCATCGAGCGGCTCGGGGCGGCCACCTGCTTTGGCCTGAACACGCTCAGCTTTGTGCCCGTTATCGCCTCGCTGCTGGCCATGCGCCTGCCGGCTTTCGTAGCCAAGGCATCTGCTAAAAATATCCTGGAAGAACTCACGGAAGGCTTCCAATACGTGCTGGCTACGCCCGATATCCGGTTCATCATCAGCACCCTAGGCCTTACGGCGCTATTGGTGCTGCCCTTCACCACGCTCCTGCCAGTGTATGCCAAGGACATCTTTGGCGGCACGGCCACCACCTTCGGCCTGCTCGACGGCGCCATCGGGCTGGGCGGGCTCATCGGGGCGCTGTACCTGACTTCGCTAAAGCCCGGCACCAACCTGAATAAAACGATAACCGCCACCACGTTTGTGTTTGGCGCGGGGCTGCTGCTGTTTGCCTACACGCCCTGGTACCTGGGGGCACTGGCGTTTCTGGTGGTGGGCGCCTTCGGCATGATGGCCCAGACCACTATCAACGTGACGCTGCTGCAAACGCTGGTGCTACCGGCCATGCGCGGGCGGGTTATCAGCCTCTACGTGCTCGTGTACACGGCCGCGCTGCCGCTGGGCAGCGTGCTGGTGGGCACGGTATCGCAGCACGTGGGCGTGCGGCCCACGGTGCTGGCCGAAGGCCTGCTGGCCCTGGGCATCGGCCTGCTGTACGTGCGCAACCTGCGCCGGCCGCAGCCCGCCCCCGCCCCTAAGCCCACAATGGCCTAG
- a CDS encoding App1 family protein: MEFGQWLADGWEWVDASITRVAARLGRLRPLHLDVYRSYGTPHRFYVKGRLLADRGLTPQTDADSPWRNFQAMYRRFNSREIPGAEVVISLSQHLELPVTTGPTGYFTLRLDPPALPPSVDYLWHPVPVRLARLPRRFRGLLGQVEGTAQVLIPPPTAEFGVISDLDDTVIVTRATHLLRMLRTVLLRNAHSHETLAGVAAFYQALLHGQSGRPDNPFFYVSSSPWNLYDVLDDFLRLQGVPPGPLLLRETLLGRTPGSEARTAGNSPHHGHKLKEITQILDTYPDLTFILLGDSGQQDPDIYAEVVRRHPGRIRVVYIRDVGVPARAVRVAPLAEALRRDTGVELLLVPDYVAAATHAETHGFITAQGLARVRQEHG; this comes from the coding sequence ATGGAGTTTGGTCAGTGGCTAGCCGATGGGTGGGAATGGGTCGATGCGTCGATAACGCGCGTGGCGGCGCGGCTAGGCCGGCTGCGCCCCCTGCACCTCGATGTGTACCGCAGCTACGGCACCCCGCACCGCTTCTACGTGAAGGGCCGCCTGCTTGCCGACCGCGGCCTTACCCCCCAAACCGACGCCGACTCGCCCTGGCGCAACTTCCAGGCCATGTACCGGCGCTTCAACAGCCGCGAAATCCCGGGGGCGGAAGTCGTTATCTCGCTGTCGCAGCACCTGGAGCTGCCCGTGACTACCGGTCCCACCGGCTACTTTACCCTGCGCCTCGACCCGCCCGCGCTGCCGCCATCGGTCGATTATCTGTGGCACCCGGTGCCGGTGCGGCTGGCCCGGCTGCCGCGCCGGTTTCGGGGCCTGCTGGGGCAGGTAGAAGGCACGGCGCAGGTGCTCATTCCGCCGCCCACGGCCGAGTTCGGGGTCATTTCGGACCTCGACGATACCGTGATAGTGACGCGCGCCACCCACCTGCTGCGCATGCTGCGCACGGTGCTGCTGCGCAATGCCCATTCGCACGAAACCCTGGCGGGCGTGGCGGCCTTCTACCAGGCATTGCTGCACGGGCAAAGCGGCCGGCCCGACAACCCGTTTTTTTACGTCAGCTCGTCGCCCTGGAATCTGTACGACGTGCTCGACGACTTTCTGCGGCTGCAAGGCGTGCCGCCCGGCCCGCTGCTGCTGCGCGAAACCCTGCTGGGCCGCACCCCCGGCTCGGAAGCCCGCACGGCGGGCAACTCGCCCCACCACGGCCACAAGCTCAAGGAAATTACGCAAATACTCGATACCTACCCCGACTTGACGTTTATTCTGCTCGGCGACAGCGGTCAGCAAGACCCCGACATCTACGCCGAGGTGGTGCGCCGGCACCCCGGCCGCATTCGGGTAGTATACATCCGCGACGTGGGCGTGCCGGCCCGCGCCGTCCGCGTGGCGCCCTTGGCCGAGGCCCTGCGCCGCGATACGGGCGTGGAGCTGCTGCTGGTGCCCGACTACGTGGCCGCCGCCACCCACGCCGAAACCCACGGTTTCATCACGGCTCAGGGGCTGGCGCGGGTGCGCCAGGAGCACGGCTAG
- a CDS encoding DNA topoisomerase IB, with translation MPAAHPQPRPKTRKKHLPPVHELAAHELYKDPARQAELAGLRYATDAGPGLRREASGAHEFVYFNAKGEKIADEKTLARIHSFVIPPAWTDVWIAPNPTFHLQVTGHDAAGRKQYRYHPAWDAARSLTKFSRLLAFGQKLGELRRQLRKDLARLGLDRDKVVALVLTLMDQSFIRIGNEEYAKKNKSYGLTTLLDDHVAFSHGDVRFSFVGKKGVNHDVTIHDRKLASLVRKCKEIPGQHLFQFYGADGQRHPLESGHVNDYLHRHTGIALSAKDFRTWGGTVKMVECLERVLTGDVELIPEKAIRQATKEVASNLGNTPTVCSKYYIHPQVTELFKSGRLIEYLRRHDADPQDRDELSPTEHLVLEMLAEV, from the coding sequence ATGCCCGCCGCCCACCCCCAGCCCCGCCCCAAAACCCGCAAAAAGCACCTGCCGCCCGTGCACGAGCTGGCCGCCCACGAGCTCTACAAAGACCCCGCCCGCCAGGCCGAGCTGGCCGGCCTGCGCTACGCCACCGACGCCGGCCCCGGCCTGCGCCGCGAGGCTAGCGGGGCGCACGAGTTTGTGTATTTTAATGCGAAAGGGGAGAAGATTGCCGATGAAAAGACGTTGGCCCGCATTCACAGCTTCGTGATTCCGCCGGCCTGGACGGATGTGTGGATTGCGCCCAATCCGACTTTTCACCTTCAGGTGACGGGCCACGACGCGGCCGGCCGCAAGCAGTACCGCTACCACCCGGCCTGGGATGCGGCCCGCTCGCTCACCAAGTTTTCGCGCCTGCTCGCCTTCGGCCAGAAGCTCGGCGAGCTGCGCCGCCAACTGCGCAAGGACCTGGCCCGCCTGGGCCTCGACCGCGATAAGGTGGTGGCCCTGGTGCTTACGCTCATGGACCAGTCGTTTATCCGCATCGGCAACGAGGAATACGCCAAGAAAAACAAGAGCTACGGCCTGACTACGCTGCTCGACGACCACGTTGCATTCAGCCACGGCGACGTGCGGTTTTCGTTCGTGGGCAAAAAAGGAGTAAACCACGACGTTACCATCCACGACCGCAAGCTGGCTAGCCTGGTGCGCAAGTGCAAGGAGATTCCGGGTCAGCACCTGTTTCAGTTCTACGGCGCCGATGGTCAGCGCCACCCACTCGAATCGGGCCACGTGAACGACTACCTGCATCGGCACACCGGTATCGCCTTGTCGGCCAAAGACTTTCGCACCTGGGGTGGCACCGTGAAAATGGTGGAATGCCTGGAGCGTGTGCTGACCGGCGACGTGGAGCTAATTCCCGAAAAAGCTATTCGCCAGGCTACCAAGGAGGTAGCCAGTAACCTTGGTAATACGCCCACCGTGTGCTCGAAGTACTACATCCACCCGCAGGTAACGGAGCTGTTCAAGTCGGGCCGCCTTATTGAGTACCTGCGCCGCCACGACGCCGACCCGCAGGACCGCGACGAGCTTTCGCCCACCGAGCACCTGGTGCTGGAAATGCTGGCCGAGGTATAA
- a CDS encoding DUF4440 domain-containing protein yields MLFTLALGCALAGPPTPRQAITQVLATQTAAWNRGDIPTFMAGYWHSDSLVFIGRSGVTYGWQPTLDNYKKSYPSAAQMGKLDFSRLRITPLGADVAQVVGHFHLARPNAKAGDAQGQFLLIFRKLNGKWVIVADHSS; encoded by the coding sequence ATGCTCTTCACTCTTGCCCTCGGCTGCGCCCTAGCCGGCCCGCCCACGCCACGCCAGGCCATCACCCAGGTACTCGCTACCCAAACGGCCGCCTGGAACCGGGGCGACATTCCCACCTTCATGGCCGGCTACTGGCATTCCGACTCGCTGGTGTTTATCGGCAGGAGCGGCGTTACTTACGGCTGGCAGCCTACTCTCGATAATTATAAGAAGAGCTACCCCAGCGCCGCCCAAATGGGCAAGCTCGACTTCAGCCGGCTGCGCATCACCCCGCTCGGGGCCGATGTGGCGCAGGTAGTGGGCCACTTCCACCTGGCCCGGCCCAACGCAAAAGCCGGCGATGCCCAGGGCCAATTTCTGCTGATTTTCAGAAAGCTGAATGGCAAGTGGGTCATCGTGGCCGACCATTCGAGTTAG